In a genomic window of Oncorhynchus keta strain PuntledgeMale-10-30-2019 chromosome 26, Oket_V2, whole genome shotgun sequence:
- the kdr gene encoding vascular endothelial growth factor receptor 2 isoform X1: MAKAFSVITLYFVSILLGASRMIALELRFMPDPPTLSIQEKVLRINTSDTLEITCSGRQNLEWTTSYNRSRAGSRLSIVDCSGSGFFCIKLHISSATVNETGKYQCSYRDLAVEDRKTSVAVYVYVQDYKVPFVPSDKDYDVVFISEGVQVVIPCRGSVENLNVTLHTKYPTKELNPNGKDIFWDSMKGVSVPSHLISYAGLVFCQTRIHNETYKSPLYIVTVVGYKIHDLTLTPAHERLSVGEKLVLNCTAYTELSVAIDFTWTHPISLAPVNGSGRTYTTSHKKKLWSSLELSNTLTVENVTGNYTGKYTCTASSGKMVKTASASLVVFEKPFIDFDDHKWVKVLGVNASAQNIKIPVKFDAYPEPTVRWYKNGQPIYKDDYRFKPTRDSLMILGLAEKDAGNYTVVLINKITKEEQRRSVQLLVNVPPHIIEKEVAVDTDVHMYGSSPTLRCTARGIPTPTRIQWQWMSREDCPLLFQSGVVSSGVKMEDCTKWRDISNTTGQNPIARISSDTDHVHKTVSSLKIQKAKVHALYKCLTSNKAGQDSRIIVFHVTRGLELSVSPSREPIEQDQVVLRCKADRLIYGNLAWFRVENEFDTEQVPAVQSCRGLSLSQQPLSQAVLSGLQGTNVTLELPLTNVSRRDQGVYACQVENIKTGERTCLLRHLTLRALEAARILNNLTDQRVNVSATTMLICEVTGTPTPTVMWTKQNQTVVEGSGVILSRLNQTLTILRVKEEDGGLYTCTACNSRGCDTSQSNLITEGAEEKTNVELIVPIGSVVIAMFFWLLIVFVIRSRKRTNNGDMKTGYLSIILDSEDMPMDEHCERLTYDANKWEFPRDRLKLGDQLGRGAFGQVVEAAAFGIEKATTCTTVAVKMLKEGATSSEYRALMSELKILIHIGHHLNVVNLLGACTKPGSPLMVIVEYCKHGNLSSYLKSKRGEYSPFKRRRPRSGQWERMEEDVTEGDLGLGTSTHLDICTGTAVCSRLGEESSVSHVEEEDAESCEWEEHLTMEDLISYSFQVAKGMEFLSSRKCIHRDLAARNILLSENNIVKICDFGLARDVYKDPDYVRKGDARLPLKWMAPETIFDRVYTTQSDVWSFGILLWEIFSLGASPYPGVGIDEAFCRRLKEGTRMRAPDYATTEIYQTMLDCWLDKPTDRPNFTELVEHLGNLLQASAHQDGKDYIPLTAVEVEGGSLSPEPRNPFTRIIREETHVPQIHCDSTPAISLGLSQQSDRCSRPLSVKTFDDVPVGHSSVMEGQTDSGMCLSPEEMKSLDHQRHRTSNFSHIQRCKSKESLASESSNQTSGYQSGYHSDDTDAPIYANEEMIMKRSIVKKPLPPKTADKFSVEVRYSTPPV, encoded by the exons ATGGCAAAGGCATTCTCCGTCATTACTTTATATTTCGTGTCCATTCTTCTGGGAGCCAGCCGGATGATTG CATTAGAACTCCGGTTCATGCCTGACCCCCCAACACTGAGCATCCAGGAGAAAGTCCTCAGGATCAACACCTCAGACACACTGGAGATCACCTGCAG TGGCCGTCAGAACCTGGAATGGACCACATCCTATAATCGCAGCCGTGCTGGCAGTCGACTCTCCATAGTAGACTGCAGTGGGTCAGGATTCTTCTGCATCAAATTACACATTTCCTCGGCCACCGTCAACGAGACTGGGAAGTATCAGTGCTCCTACAGAGACCTGGCGGTGGAGGATAGAAAAACCTCTGTGGCCGTTTATGTCTATGTCCAAG ACTATAAAGTGCCATTTGTGCCCTCTGACAAGGACTATGACGTTGTGTTCATCAGTGAGGGAGTGCAGGTGGTCATCCCATGCCGAGGGTCCGTGGAAAATCTCAATGTCACGCTGCATACC AAGTATCCCACGAAAGAACTTAATCCGAACGGGAAGGACATTTTTTGGGATAGCATGAAGGGTGTCTCAGTCCCCAGTCACCTGATCAGCTACGCTGGACTGGTCTTCTGTCAGACACGCATACACAATGAGACCTACAAGTCACCTCTctacattgttacagttgttg GATATAAGATCCATGACCTCACCCTGACCCCGGCACATGAGAGGCTGTCTGTGGGGGAGAAATTGGTGCTAAACTGCACTGCCTACACAGAGCTCAGCGTGGCCATCGACTTCACCTGGACACACCCTATCAGCCTG GCCCCAGTGAATGGCTCAGGTCGGACCTACACCACGTCACACAAGAAGAAGCTGTGGAGCTCTCTGGAACTGTCCAACACACTCACAGTGGAGAACGTGACCGGCAACTACACAGGAAAGTATACCTGCACAGCCTCCAGTGGAAAAATGGTCAAAACTGCATCTGCATCTCTTGTGGTCTTTG AAAAGCCTTTTATTGATTTCGATGACCACAAGTGGGTTAAGGTTCTGGGGGTGAACGCTAGTGCCCAGAACATTAAGATCCCAGTCAAGTTCGACGCCTACCCAGAACCTACAGTCAGATG GTATAAGAATGGCCAGCCTATTTACAAGGATGACTATAGATTTAAACCTACCAGGGACTCGCTCATGATCCTTGGCCTAGCTGAAAAGGATGCTGGGAATTACACAGTGGTCTTGATCAATAAGATAACAAAAGAAGAGCAGAGACGCTCCGTCCAGCTCTTGGTCAATG TCCCTCCCCATATCATTGAGAAGGAGGTTGCCGTGGACACTGATGTTCACATGTACGGCAGCAGCCCCACCCTCAGGTGCACTGCCCGTGGAATCCCCACCCCTACACGCATCCAATGGCAGTGGATGTCCAGAGAGGACTGCCCACTCCTCTTTCA GTCGGGAGTGGTGAGCTCTGGGGTCAAGATGGAGGACTGTACCAAATGGAGGGACATCAGCAATACCACAGGGCAGAATCCTATCGCCCGAATTAGCAGTGACACAGATCACGTGCACAAG ACTGTGAGTTCTCTGAAGATCCAGAAAGCCAAGGTCCACGCCCTCTACAAATGCCTGACTTCTAACAAAGCGGGACAAGATTCACGCATTATCGTCTTCCATGTGACAC GTGGTCTGGAGCTGAGTGTGTCTCCGTCCCGTGAGCCCATTGAGCAGGACCAGGTGGTTCTGAGGTGTAAGGCAGACAGGCTGATCTATGGAAATCTGGCCTGGTTCCGTGTggaaaatgagtttgacacagaGCAGGTCCCTGCTGTGCAGTCCTGTCGGGGGCTGTCCCTATCCCAGCAGCCCTTGTCCCAGGCTGTCCTCTCTGGGCTGCAGGGCACCAACGTTACCCTGGAGCTGCCCCTGACCAATGTGTCTCGGAGGGACCAGGGGGTGTACGCCTGCCAGGTGGAGAACATCAAGACTGGGGAGAGGACCTGTCTCCTCCGACACCTCACCCTCAGAG CACTTGAGGCCGCAAGGATCCTGAACaatttgacagaccagagagTGAACGTCAGTGCGACGACCATGCTAATATGTGAGGTGACCGGTACACCCACCCCAACCGTGATGTGGaccaaacagaaccaaacagTGGTGGAGGGCTCTG GTGTGATTCTGAGCCGATTgaaccagaccctgaccatcctGCGTGTGAAGGAGGAGGACGGTGGTCTGTATACCTGTACTGCCTGTAACAGCCGGGGCTGCGACACATCTCAGAGCAACCTTATCACTGAAG GTGCAGAGGAGAAGACTAATGTAGAGCTGATTGTTCCTATTGGCTCTGTGGTCATCGCCATGTTCTTCTGGCTTCTCATCGTCTTCGTCATCCGCAGTAGGAAAAGA ACAAATAATGGGGACATGAAGACAGGGTACCTGTCCATCATCCTTGATTCTGAGGACATGCCCATGGACGAGCACTGTGAGAGGCTCACATACGACGCCAACAAGTGGGAGTTCCCTCGCGACAGGCTGAAACTCG GTGACCAATTGGGGCGTGGAGCTTTTGGACAGGTAGTAGAGGCAGCAGCCTTTGGCATAGAGAAAGCCACTACCTGTACTACAGTGGCAGTCAAGATGCTGAAAG AGGGAGCCACGTCCAGTGAGTACCGTGCACTGATGTCAGAGCTGAAGATCCTCATCCACATCGGCCACCATCTCAATGTGGTCAACCTGCTGGGGGCCTGCACCAAACCAGGGA gtCCGTTGATGGTGATTGTGGAGTACTGTAAACACGGCAACCTCTCCAGCTATTTAAAGAGCAAGCGTGGAGAGTACAGCCCCTTCAAG AGGAGGCGTCCTCGGTCAGGTCAGTGGGAGCGGATGGAGGAGGACGTGACTGAAGGGGACCTGGGTTTGGGGACCAGCACCCACTTGGACATTTGCACTGGGACAGCAGTCTGCTccagactgggagaggagagctcTGTTAGCCacgtagaggaggaggatg CAGAGAGTTGTGAGTGGGAGGAGCACCTGACCATGGAGGACCTGATCAGCTACAGCTTCCAGGTGGCCAAGGGCATGGAGTTCCTATCCTCTCGCAAGTGCATCCATCGGGACCTAGCAGCTAGGAACATCTTGCTCTCAGAAAACAACATTGTGAAGATCTGTGACTTTGGTCTGGCCAGAGACGTCTACAAAGACCCCGACTACGTCCGCAAGGGAGAC GCGCGGCTCCCTCTGAAATGGATGGCTCCTGAGACCATCTTCGACCGGGTCTATACCACACAGAGCGACGTGTGGTCCTTTGGCATTCTGCTCTGGGAGATCTTCTCTCTGG GGGCATCTCCATACCCTGGTGTTGGCATTGATGAGGCCTTCTGCAGGAGGCTGAAGGAAGGGACCAGGATGAGAGCACCAGACTACGCCACCACTGAGAT ATATCAAACCATGTTGGACTGCTGGCTGGACAAACCTACCGACAGACCAAATTTCACTGAGCTCGTAGAACATCTGGGGAACCTGCTACAGGCCAGCGCTCATCAG GATGGGAAGGACTACATCCCTTTGACAgcagtggaggtggaggggggctCACTCAGCCCTGAACCCAGGAACCCCTTCACCAGGATCATCAGAGAGGAAACCCATGTCCCCCAGATACACTGTGACAGCACACCCGCCATCTCCCTCGG GCTCTCCCAGCAGAGTGACAGGTGCAGTCGACCACTCAGTGTGAAGACTTTTGATGACGTCCCTGTGGGGCATAGCAGCGTCATG GAGGGTCAGACGGACAGCGGTATGTGCCTATCACCAGAGGAGATGAAGAGTCTGGACCATCAGCGTCACCGCACGTCCAACTTCAG TCACATCCAGCGATGTAAGAGTAAGGAGTCTCTGGCCTCCGAGTCGTCCAATCAGACGAGTGGGTACCAGTCAGGCTACCACTCAGACGACACTGACGCACCCATTTATGCTAATGAGGAGATGATCATGAAGAGAAGCATTGTGAAGAAGCCACTGCCGCCCAAAACAGCAGACAAGTTCAGTGTTGAGGTGCGCTACAGTACACCCCCTGTTTAG
- the kdr gene encoding vascular endothelial growth factor receptor 2 isoform X3: MAKAFSVITLYFVSILLGASRMIALELRFMPDPPTLSIQEKVLRINTSDTLEITCSGRQNLEWTTSYNRSRAGSRLSIVDCSGSGFFCIKLHISSATVNETGKYQCSYRDLAVEDRKTSVAVYVYVQDYKVPFVPSDKDYDVVFISEGVQVVIPCRGSVENLNVTLHTYPTKELNPNGKDIFWDSMKGVSVPSHLISYAGLVFCQTRIHNETYKSPLYIVTVVGYKIHDLTLTPAHERLSVGEKLVLNCTAYTELSVAIDFTWTHPISLAPVNGSGRTYTTSHKKKLWSSLELSNTLTVENVTGNYTGKYTCTASSGKMVKTASASLVVFEKPFIDFDDHKWVKVLGVNASAQNIKIPVKFDAYPEPTVRWYKNGQPIYKDDYRFKPTRDSLMILGLAEKDAGNYTVVLINKITKEEQRRSVQLLVNVPPHIIEKEVAVDTDVHMYGSSPTLRCTARGIPTPTRIQWQWMSREDCPLLFQSGVVSSGVKMEDCTKWRDISNTTGQNPIARISSDTDHVHKTVSSLKIQKAKVHALYKCLTSNKAGQDSRIIVFHVTRGLELSVSPSREPIEQDQVVLRCKADRLIYGNLAWFRVENEFDTEQVPAVQSCRGLSLSQQPLSQAVLSGLQGTNVTLELPLTNVSRRDQGVYACQVENIKTGERTCLLRHLTLRALEAARILNNLTDQRVNVSATTMLICEVTGTPTPTVMWTKQNQTVVEGSGVILSRLNQTLTILRVKEEDGGLYTCTACNSRGCDTSQSNLITEGAEEKTNVELIVPIGSVVIAMFFWLLIVFVIRSRKRTNNGDMKTGYLSIILDSEDMPMDEHCERLTYDANKWEFPRDRLKLGDQLGRGAFGQVVEAAAFGIEKATTCTTVAVKMLKEGATSSEYRALMSELKILIHIGHHLNVVNLLGACTKPGSPLMVIVEYCKHGNLSSYLKSKRGEYSPFKRRRPRSGQWERMEEDVTEGDLGLGTSTHLDICTGTAVCSRLGEESSVSHVEEEDAESCEWEEHLTMEDLISYSFQVAKGMEFLSSRKCIHRDLAARNILLSENNIVKICDFGLARDVYKDPDYVRKGDARLPLKWMAPETIFDRVYTTQSDVWSFGILLWEIFSLGASPYPGVGIDEAFCRRLKEGTRMRAPDYATTEIYQTMLDCWLDKPTDRPNFTELVEHLGNLLQASAHQDGKDYIPLTAVEVEGGSLSPEPRNPFTRIIREETHVPQIHCDSTPAISLGLSQQSDRCSRPLSVKTFDDVPVGHSSVMEGQTDSGMCLSPEEMKSLDHQRHRTSNFSHIQRCKSKESLASESSNQTSGYQSGYHSDDTDAPIYANEEMIMKRSIVKKPLPPKTADKFSVEVRYSTPPV; the protein is encoded by the exons ATGGCAAAGGCATTCTCCGTCATTACTTTATATTTCGTGTCCATTCTTCTGGGAGCCAGCCGGATGATTG CATTAGAACTCCGGTTCATGCCTGACCCCCCAACACTGAGCATCCAGGAGAAAGTCCTCAGGATCAACACCTCAGACACACTGGAGATCACCTGCAG TGGCCGTCAGAACCTGGAATGGACCACATCCTATAATCGCAGCCGTGCTGGCAGTCGACTCTCCATAGTAGACTGCAGTGGGTCAGGATTCTTCTGCATCAAATTACACATTTCCTCGGCCACCGTCAACGAGACTGGGAAGTATCAGTGCTCCTACAGAGACCTGGCGGTGGAGGATAGAAAAACCTCTGTGGCCGTTTATGTCTATGTCCAAG ACTATAAAGTGCCATTTGTGCCCTCTGACAAGGACTATGACGTTGTGTTCATCAGTGAGGGAGTGCAGGTGGTCATCCCATGCCGAGGGTCCGTGGAAAATCTCAATGTCACGCTGCATACC TATCCCACGAAAGAACTTAATCCGAACGGGAAGGACATTTTTTGGGATAGCATGAAGGGTGTCTCAGTCCCCAGTCACCTGATCAGCTACGCTGGACTGGTCTTCTGTCAGACACGCATACACAATGAGACCTACAAGTCACCTCTctacattgttacagttgttg GATATAAGATCCATGACCTCACCCTGACCCCGGCACATGAGAGGCTGTCTGTGGGGGAGAAATTGGTGCTAAACTGCACTGCCTACACAGAGCTCAGCGTGGCCATCGACTTCACCTGGACACACCCTATCAGCCTG GCCCCAGTGAATGGCTCAGGTCGGACCTACACCACGTCACACAAGAAGAAGCTGTGGAGCTCTCTGGAACTGTCCAACACACTCACAGTGGAGAACGTGACCGGCAACTACACAGGAAAGTATACCTGCACAGCCTCCAGTGGAAAAATGGTCAAAACTGCATCTGCATCTCTTGTGGTCTTTG AAAAGCCTTTTATTGATTTCGATGACCACAAGTGGGTTAAGGTTCTGGGGGTGAACGCTAGTGCCCAGAACATTAAGATCCCAGTCAAGTTCGACGCCTACCCAGAACCTACAGTCAGATG GTATAAGAATGGCCAGCCTATTTACAAGGATGACTATAGATTTAAACCTACCAGGGACTCGCTCATGATCCTTGGCCTAGCTGAAAAGGATGCTGGGAATTACACAGTGGTCTTGATCAATAAGATAACAAAAGAAGAGCAGAGACGCTCCGTCCAGCTCTTGGTCAATG TCCCTCCCCATATCATTGAGAAGGAGGTTGCCGTGGACACTGATGTTCACATGTACGGCAGCAGCCCCACCCTCAGGTGCACTGCCCGTGGAATCCCCACCCCTACACGCATCCAATGGCAGTGGATGTCCAGAGAGGACTGCCCACTCCTCTTTCA GTCGGGAGTGGTGAGCTCTGGGGTCAAGATGGAGGACTGTACCAAATGGAGGGACATCAGCAATACCACAGGGCAGAATCCTATCGCCCGAATTAGCAGTGACACAGATCACGTGCACAAG ACTGTGAGTTCTCTGAAGATCCAGAAAGCCAAGGTCCACGCCCTCTACAAATGCCTGACTTCTAACAAAGCGGGACAAGATTCACGCATTATCGTCTTCCATGTGACAC GTGGTCTGGAGCTGAGTGTGTCTCCGTCCCGTGAGCCCATTGAGCAGGACCAGGTGGTTCTGAGGTGTAAGGCAGACAGGCTGATCTATGGAAATCTGGCCTGGTTCCGTGTggaaaatgagtttgacacagaGCAGGTCCCTGCTGTGCAGTCCTGTCGGGGGCTGTCCCTATCCCAGCAGCCCTTGTCCCAGGCTGTCCTCTCTGGGCTGCAGGGCACCAACGTTACCCTGGAGCTGCCCCTGACCAATGTGTCTCGGAGGGACCAGGGGGTGTACGCCTGCCAGGTGGAGAACATCAAGACTGGGGAGAGGACCTGTCTCCTCCGACACCTCACCCTCAGAG CACTTGAGGCCGCAAGGATCCTGAACaatttgacagaccagagagTGAACGTCAGTGCGACGACCATGCTAATATGTGAGGTGACCGGTACACCCACCCCAACCGTGATGTGGaccaaacagaaccaaacagTGGTGGAGGGCTCTG GTGTGATTCTGAGCCGATTgaaccagaccctgaccatcctGCGTGTGAAGGAGGAGGACGGTGGTCTGTATACCTGTACTGCCTGTAACAGCCGGGGCTGCGACACATCTCAGAGCAACCTTATCACTGAAG GTGCAGAGGAGAAGACTAATGTAGAGCTGATTGTTCCTATTGGCTCTGTGGTCATCGCCATGTTCTTCTGGCTTCTCATCGTCTTCGTCATCCGCAGTAGGAAAAGA ACAAATAATGGGGACATGAAGACAGGGTACCTGTCCATCATCCTTGATTCTGAGGACATGCCCATGGACGAGCACTGTGAGAGGCTCACATACGACGCCAACAAGTGGGAGTTCCCTCGCGACAGGCTGAAACTCG GTGACCAATTGGGGCGTGGAGCTTTTGGACAGGTAGTAGAGGCAGCAGCCTTTGGCATAGAGAAAGCCACTACCTGTACTACAGTGGCAGTCAAGATGCTGAAAG AGGGAGCCACGTCCAGTGAGTACCGTGCACTGATGTCAGAGCTGAAGATCCTCATCCACATCGGCCACCATCTCAATGTGGTCAACCTGCTGGGGGCCTGCACCAAACCAGGGA gtCCGTTGATGGTGATTGTGGAGTACTGTAAACACGGCAACCTCTCCAGCTATTTAAAGAGCAAGCGTGGAGAGTACAGCCCCTTCAAG AGGAGGCGTCCTCGGTCAGGTCAGTGGGAGCGGATGGAGGAGGACGTGACTGAAGGGGACCTGGGTTTGGGGACCAGCACCCACTTGGACATTTGCACTGGGACAGCAGTCTGCTccagactgggagaggagagctcTGTTAGCCacgtagaggaggaggatg CAGAGAGTTGTGAGTGGGAGGAGCACCTGACCATGGAGGACCTGATCAGCTACAGCTTCCAGGTGGCCAAGGGCATGGAGTTCCTATCCTCTCGCAAGTGCATCCATCGGGACCTAGCAGCTAGGAACATCTTGCTCTCAGAAAACAACATTGTGAAGATCTGTGACTTTGGTCTGGCCAGAGACGTCTACAAAGACCCCGACTACGTCCGCAAGGGAGAC GCGCGGCTCCCTCTGAAATGGATGGCTCCTGAGACCATCTTCGACCGGGTCTATACCACACAGAGCGACGTGTGGTCCTTTGGCATTCTGCTCTGGGAGATCTTCTCTCTGG GGGCATCTCCATACCCTGGTGTTGGCATTGATGAGGCCTTCTGCAGGAGGCTGAAGGAAGGGACCAGGATGAGAGCACCAGACTACGCCACCACTGAGAT ATATCAAACCATGTTGGACTGCTGGCTGGACAAACCTACCGACAGACCAAATTTCACTGAGCTCGTAGAACATCTGGGGAACCTGCTACAGGCCAGCGCTCATCAG GATGGGAAGGACTACATCCCTTTGACAgcagtggaggtggaggggggctCACTCAGCCCTGAACCCAGGAACCCCTTCACCAGGATCATCAGAGAGGAAACCCATGTCCCCCAGATACACTGTGACAGCACACCCGCCATCTCCCTCGG GCTCTCCCAGCAGAGTGACAGGTGCAGTCGACCACTCAGTGTGAAGACTTTTGATGACGTCCCTGTGGGGCATAGCAGCGTCATG GAGGGTCAGACGGACAGCGGTATGTGCCTATCACCAGAGGAGATGAAGAGTCTGGACCATCAGCGTCACCGCACGTCCAACTTCAG TCACATCCAGCGATGTAAGAGTAAGGAGTCTCTGGCCTCCGAGTCGTCCAATCAGACGAGTGGGTACCAGTCAGGCTACCACTCAGACGACACTGACGCACCCATTTATGCTAATGAGGAGATGATCATGAAGAGAAGCATTGTGAAGAAGCCACTGCCGCCCAAAACAGCAGACAAGTTCAGTGTTGAGGTGCGCTACAGTACACCCCCTGTTTAG